Within the Borreliella valaisiana VS116 genome, the region ATTAATAGTTTTTCCAGTTTAAATGTTTTAAGTGATCTTGCTATCAAAAAAGATAGCATTGTTCAATTTGCTGGCATTTTGAATTTAGTAAAAGTTATTCAAACTAAAAGAAATAATGCAAAAATGGCATTTGGTGTTATTGAAGATTTTAAAGGTGCAATAGATATTGTAGTTTTTACAGAAAGCTACGAAAGGTATAAGAATTTTTTACTTGAAGGCAATGTTATTGGGGTTATAGGCAGACTTACGTTTAACAGAGATAAGTTTTCGATTGTAGTTGAAAAAGTTGTAAATATTGAGAGACTCTCCGAAGATAGAGTAAACAACATTCATATTAAATTTTTAAATAATAAATTGAATGACTTGCAATTACTTAACTCTTTGAAAGAAAGTATAAGTAATTTTGAGGACAATTCTGGATTTTCAAATGTTTATTTTTATTTAAGGGAAAATGGTAAGGATTTAAAATTAAAAATGAATTCAATTTTAAATTTTGGGCCAGATGAAGACAAGCTTGATAAATTGAGAAGATGTGTAATAGTTGAAGATGTTTGGGTTGATTAGGAGGTGCCGTGTTAGTTGTTTTAATAGAAACTTTAATGGTATTTTTGCAGATTTATAGGATTTTAATTTTAATTAGGATCATTCTTAGCTGGCTTGTATCTTCAGGAATTAGTACCAATGTGTTTTTCAGGTTTATACATATTGTCACAGAACCATTTTTATCTTTTTTTAGAAGAATTCCTTTTTTCACAATTGGTATGTTTGATTTTTCTCCAATTGCAGCTTTAATAACTCTAACTATTTTTGAAAGAATGTTGGCTTATGGGAATTATAAGCTTTCTACATTTATTATTTTATTTATTGTTGAAATTTGGGGGATATTTAGAAGCATTTTTATTGCTATAGTTTTCTTTTTATTGTTGAGATTATTATTATTGCTTTTGAATTTGTTCCAAGGTTCAGACTTTTTTAAAACAGTCGATTCATTTTTACTTCCTTTATCTACTAAAATAAGTGGTGTAATTACTGACAAACACATGTCTTATACTTTACGTTTGATTGTTGGGAGTGCTTTAATGATAGCATTTATAATTATTATTGAACAAGTTGTATTTGCTATTAGAGTTTTAGGAACATATTTGCCTTTTTAGGAGATTAAAATGTTTTTACATGAGTTTGAATATGAGCTTAAAGGTATAGGTGGTCTTGGTGAGAAAGGGGTTGAAAGGTTAAATAATCTGCAAATTTCAAATGTTAAGGATCTTATTGAGTTTTTTCCTGTAAAATATGAGGATCGTCAAAATATACAAACTTTTCCGGATTTTTCTAAAGTGAAAAGTTGTGATATGATGACGGTGTTCACTGTTGTAGGGCATAAAAAATTTGGGGATAGTTCTAAAAAAAATTTGAAGTTAACGGCTAGAAGTATAAATGATGAGCCTTTTGAAATTTTACTTTTCAATAGGGCTTTTTTAGAGAATGTTTTTAGAATAGATAAAAAATTCTATATTTATTCTAAATTTACCTATAACGATTATAGTGGTTTATGGAGTTGTTCTAATTTTGACAGTGAAGTTTTTAGCGATAATCCTGAAAGGTTTAAAAAAATTCTCCCGGTTTATTCTTTAACAGAAGGATTGACATCAAAGAAAATTTCATTATATGTAAAAGAAGCCCTTGAATATTTTTTTAAGTTTGGGCAAACAGATGTTCCTAAATTTTTAATAGAGAAGTATTCTTTGTTGTCGTTAAGCGAGGCTTTAAAAGAGATTCACTTTCCAAGTTCATTAGAAATGCTTGAAAAAGCGAAAAAAACTTTAATTTACAGAGAAATTTTCTTGCTCCAGTTTTTTTCAAGGTATAGATCTTCGAAGGTTCTTTTCCGAGAAAAAAAACATTTATCAAAAGATTTGCTTGAAAGAGTTGTTTCAAGCTTGCCCTTTGAACTTACAGAAGATCAAAGAATTTCTATTGATGAGATATTCTCTGATCTTGGCTCTTCTAAACCAATGAATAGATTGCTTCAAGGTGATGTTGGAAGTGGTAAAACCCTTGTTGCCTTGCTTTCAGGGCTTCCTTTAATTGAAGCTGGGTATCAGGTGGCATTTATGGCTCCTACTGATCTTTTAGCTCGCCAACATTATGATAATTTATCCAACATATTGTCGTCTTTTAATGTTTCAGTGACTCTTTTGACTGGCAGTTTAAAAAAGAAGGATAAAGATCAAGCGTTAGAAAGTATTAAAAGTGGAACTTCTGGTTTAATAATCGGAACACATGCTATTTTTTACGAAAGTACAGAATTTAAAAGATTAGCATATGTTATCATTGATGAGCAGCATAAATTTGGAGTTGTTCAAAGAGAAGAACTTAAAAAAAAAGGAGAAGGGGTAGACATACTTTTAATGTCTGCAACGCCTATTCCTAGAAGCTTTGCGTTGACACTTTTTGGTGATCTTGAAATTTCGTTTATTAAAACCTTACCCAAGGGTCGTTTACCTATTACTACTTATTTAGCAAAGCATGGCAATGAAGATAAAGTTTATGAGTTTTTAAAAAAAGAGCTCATAAAGGGTCATCAAGTTTATTTTGTTTATCCATTAATTTCATCTTCAGAAAAATTTGAATTAAAAGATGTTAATAATATGTGTTTAAAATTGAAGGAAGTGTTTAGCGAATATGTTGTTGATATGCTTCATTCTAAGTTACCATCTGATTTGAAAGAAGAAATTATGAAAAATTTTTATTCTAAAAAAGTAGATATTTTGGTAGCTACTAGTGTTATTGAAGTTGGAATTGATTGTCCAAATGCCACTTGTATGGTGGTAGAGCATGCCGAGCGTTTTGGACTTTCTACTTTGCACCAAATTAGAGGTCGAGTTGGTAGAGGTAATTTACAATCTTTTTTCTTTTTACTTTATAAAGAACCTTTGACAAGCGCTGGAAAATTTCGATTGAAAACCATAAAAGAAAATTTAGATGGATTTAAAATAGCAGAGGAAGATTTGAGGTTAAGAGGGCCTGGTAATTTATTTGGTCTTGAGCAAGCAGGGTATTTAAAATTAAAAATATCTAATTTTGTTGATGATAGAGATATTATAGTCTTGATTCGAGAAGAACTTGACTTATTTTTTTATGACAATTCTTCTTATGATAAGCTTGATATTGATTTGCTAGACAATCTTTTTTGTTCTTATTTGAATTCTGGAAGAAGTATTTAGTTTGCATATTTCTCAATTAGGCTAATAAGATTTGTTTTATTCTGATTCCAGAATTCAAGAAGCTTATATTGTAAATTATTAAAATATCTTTTCTGAATAAAGCATGGCTTAGGTCCTATGTATAAATAGTGCCAAGGTTCTGCTTTATAGCCAGTTTTTATTTCGTGTCCTTTTGGGTATGAAAGAGAAAATCCATATTTTAGAGAATTTTCGTAAAGCCATTTTCCTTCTTTTGTGTTTAGTAAATTATTATCTAGATTTATAAAATCTATTGCTGTTCCCATATGATGCTGAGAATGGCCTGGAATTGCTGATTGAGTTTCTGCAATTTTTCTGCCGTAAGTTTTTACATTATAATCAAATAAAAATTTTTGGTATTCTTGCGTTCTGTAAGCGGATTTAATTTTAATTTCGATTCCAAATTTTTTTGCATCTTTTACTAGCTGAATTAAGTCTTTGATTAAGATTCGTCTTACCTTGATATTTTTTACTCCAAGATTCTTAAGATCTTTAAAGTCATCAACATTTACTAGATCAGGTACTTTATAGTCTGCAGAAATTGGCATTTTTTTATTTATTAGAGTTAAAAGGTTGTTTTTTCCTGCATCTACTAAAGGCTTTATTTCTTTTAAAAACTGAATAGGATTTTTTTCAATAAAATTTTTGTGCTGTTCATGCATTGTTTTGGTAATATTTAGTAGTGTTGTTAAATCTTTTTTTGAAATGCTGTTTGCTAACAAAGATAGGTTAATAAATAGAAGTAATAAAACATAGATTAATTTCATATTATTTAATTATAATAATATATTTTAGTATAATAAATAGTTAATTCTAAATATATGTATATACATATACATATACATATACATATACATATATTTATGTTCTAGATTGGGTTTTTGGGTTTAATTTAATTAAAAGTAATAAATAAAGGAGAATGACATAAGGAATATGATCAAAAAGTTTAAAAATTATGACCAGATAATAAAAGAACTATTTGTTATAGCTATTCCTACAGCTTTTGAATCGCTTTTATTTCAAATGGTAACCTTTTTTGATAATTTTATGATCTCCTATTTAGGTTCTTTTCACGTTACAGGAGTTTCTTTAGCAAATAGAGTGACTTTTCTTTTTTTTATTATTGTGTTTGGACTTGGTACAGCTTTAAGCGCTTACGTGTCCCAAGCAATTGCAAAAAAGAAATTTCTTCAAATAAGGCAATCTTTTGCTTATATATTGTCAATTGGAACTACAATAGGAATAATTTTTTTTATATTTTCATTTTTTTTTCCAAAAAATATTATCAAACTATTTACAGCTAATCAGAATTCTTTAAATTTTGGATCAGAGTATTTAAAAATTATTTCATGGTCTTATGTGTTAATGGCATATTCTTTTTTATCGGCTATGGGGTTTAAGAGTGCTAAAGAAGTAAAAATACCTTTATATGTTACTTCTATTGTTGTTTTAATAAATATTGTTTTTAATTATATTTTTATTTTTGGTTTTGGCATGGGAATAAAAGGTGCCGCATATGCTACTGTGCTTGCTAGAATTGTTGAGTTTATTTTTTATTTTCTATATAGTCTGATAAGCAGTAATTCATATTATAGGATTAAGTTTGGCGATTTTTTTGTTTCAAAGATAGTTACTAGAGCCAATTTAAAGCTGATTGTACCCGTTTTGTCTCATGAGATTTTTTGGGTCTTGAATATAACTATTTTGCATGCATTTTATGCTCGTGTTGGGAGTATTGAATACGCTGCATTTGCTGTTGCGTCAAATCTTTTTGACATTTGCTTTGTATTGCTTCATGGTATGGGACTTGCCACAGGTGTTGTTATTGGGCATTTAATGGTTTATGATAAAAAACATGTTAGGTCGGTTGGATTTTTTTTATCTTTTTTAGGATTTCTTTTAGGCATTTTTGTAGTTATTTTGCTTATTGGAATATCTGGCTTTGCACCTTATATTTTTAGTAATTTAAATTTTCCCAAGCTTGTTAGTGTGTTTATTTATGTTTTTGCAAGTATTGTAGTTTTTAAAGCTTTTACGGCGCAAGTTCTTGTTGGAGTTTTTAGGGCCAGTGGTATACCAAATGTTTGTTTTTTTATTGAATCGGGGGTAATTATTTTTTATACGCTTCCAGTTGCATATTTATTAGTGTTTTACACTAATTTAAGTTTGCCAATAGTGGTTTTTATTGTAAATTTGGAAGAGATTATTAAAAATATATTTATTATAATTGAATTTTTTCATGATGATTGGATACGAGAGATTGATTATGAAGAGCTTGATTGAGCATGGGGTAGCGTGATATATTTAGTATTAATAAAAATTTTAATGGTCTTGATAAATCTAAAATTCATTCTGATTGTATTGACTTAAAAGCAATTCCTTTTATTGTAGTGTCTTAGTATTCGTTTTTGTAAAAATCTTGATTTTTTATTTGGAGAAGTTTATGTATTCATTAAGCGCATCAAAAAAAGATAAAATCTATAAAGATCTTTTAAAAATTGCAATTCCAACTGCTATTGAGTTTTTTTTGTTTAATTTTATTTCTCTTACAGATAATGCTATGGTTGCATATCTTGGTGATTATCCTGTTGCAGGAGTTTCTCTTGCAAATAAATTTTTTGAACTGTTTGTTACTATTGGGTTTGCTATGGTAGGAGCTTACAATATAATCGCTACAAGGCAATACAATCAGGGCGATTTTAAAAGTTTTAAAAATACATTTTTTATTAGTATATTAACTATTATTGTATTTTCTTTTCCGTTTATATTGATTTCTAGAGTTAACCCCTTTTTTTTACTTAAATTGATCTCTAGTGATGTGCAGGCAGTTTATTATGGAGCGATTTATTTAAACATAGCTATTTTTTCTTTTGTATTTGCAATCATAAAAGGACTTGTTGCTAATGCTCTTAAAGTTGTTGAGATTGTTAAATTTCAAGTTTACATTTCTGTTTTTTCAGTGCTTTTAAATCTAATATTAAATTATATTTTTATTTTTGTTTTTCATATGGGTGTAGTTGGAGCTGCTATTGCAACAACAGTTATTCGTACCTTAGAGCTTATTATTTATCTTTTCTATACAGTGTTTAACAAGAATTCAATTTTGCACTTTAAGCTTAATGATTTAAATATTAATGTTAAGTTGTTTGTTCAATTAATTAAATTTTTTATTCCAATTCTTTTAAATGATTTTATTTGGTTTTTTGGCTATCTTGTATTGACGTCAATTTTTATAGGAATTGATACTCATAGATATGCTGCTTACAGCATATCTTTTTCTGTTTATTTTATTATCTTTAATATAATTAATTCCTTTTGTATTTCTTTAAATATTATGATGGGCTATGAAATGCATAATAGTAAAAAAGAAGTTATGAAAGTTGCAATGTATTTAGGTAAAATTGGCTTAAAGCTTGCTTTTTTAACATCTTTTGTATTGTTTGTGTTTTCATTTTTTGCCCCGTATATTTTTTATACATTAAAATATTCGCACCTTACAGGAATTATTTTAAGGTATTCTTCTGTTTCTGCCTTTTTTATGGCTCTTGCTTTTCAATATCTTTTTGGATTTTTCCGTGCAGGAGCATCTCCAAGTTTTGGTGCTATTATGGAAGGTTCTGTAACGTTTATTTACACTATTCCTATTGCTTTTGTTTTAGCAAATTATACAAATTTTCCTTTTGAAATTATTGTTTTTATTCCAGCTCTTGAGGATGCAATCAAACTTGCTATTTCACTTCCTTATTTTTATAGTGAAAGGTGGATTAAATCTATTAAAACAGGTTGGTAGGTTTGATATAATCTTATTGTGCGTTTAGACGAAATTAAAAATTTAAATTTTTTAGTCATGGGTTTAGGTCTTAATGGAGGAGGAGTAGCTCTTTCTAGATTTTTATTAAAGCATGGGGCAAAAGTAGTAATTACTGATCTTAAAAGTGAGGCAGAATTGGCTTTAAGTATTGATTCTTTGAAAGATTTTGATGATCAAATTAGGTATGTTTTAGGTAAACACGATGCAGACGATTTTAAAAGAGCTGATATTGTTGTGAAAAATCCTAGCGTGAAACCCAATAATGAATATTTAAAGCTTGCAAAACGAGTTGAAACGGATATTAGCTTATTTTTGATATTCAACAAGAATCCTATAATTGCAGTAACCGGTACTAAAGGTAAATCGACTCTTGCATCTCTTTTGTATCAAGTTTTGAAAAAGAAATATCCAAGAGCAAAGCTTGGAGGAAATATTGGTGTATCTCCTTTGAGTTTTTTTGATCAACTTGATGGAAGATCTCCTTTGATTTTAGAACTTTCTTCTTGGCAGTTGCAATCTTTAGAGAATTTTAATCCTATTCTTAGCATTGTTACAAATATTTACAACGATCACCAAAATTATTATTTAAATTTTGATGACTATATTATCGATAAGTCAAAAATTTTTGTAAATCAAACTTCAGGAATTGTGATTATTCAGGATAAAGCTTATTACAAATATTTTTCAAAATTTGAATCAAAAGCCAAAGTTATTTTATTTTCTGAATTTAATCCTTGTGATTTTGATTTAGATGTTTTTTATTGTAATAAAGGTAAAGTATATTTTAATAACAAATTGATTGGAAGTTTTTCTGAGTCACAAGTTGTTTTTATGATTCCCAAGCTTATTACTTTTTTTGTTTCGTATTATTTAAACATAGGCTTTAATCATGTGTTTCAGATTTTAAATAATTTTAAAGGTATTGAACATAGATTAGAGTTTGTTAAATTAATTCAAAATGTAATGTTTTATAATGATACAGCTTCAACTATTCCCGATTCTACGGTTTTATCTGTTAAAAGTTTGAAAACAAATGATAATCATATTAACTTAATTGTTGGAGGAACTGATAAAGAGCTTGATTTTTCAAGTTTTAGCAAGATTATAAATTGTGTGAAAACTTGGATCTTGATAAAAGGTAGTGCAACTGTAAAAATTATTAAGATTTTAGAAAAAAGTAGCATACAATATTTTGTATTTGATTCTTTAAAAGATTCAGTAAATCATGCTCTCAAGGTTTCAAGTCCTGGTGATATTGTGTTATTTTCCCCTGCTAGTGCTTCTTTTGAGCTTTTCAATAATGAGTTTGATAGAGGTCTACAATTCAAAAATTTAGTTAATATGCTTGGTTAAATTTTTTTTCTAATTACTTTGTAATAAAAGTATCTGAGTTTTTCAAGATTTACATAAATCTTATAAATAAAATTTTTGTAAGTAAAATCATAACATCCAATTCTGTGAATAATATTTCCCCCAAATCCTGTTTTAAAAGCAAAAAGACCAGACAAGGGATGTTTTTTATTTGCAATTGGGGGGATTCCTAATAAATCATATTCTTTTATTCCCAATTTTTTTAAAATTTGTATTGCCTTAAATTGCACTGCGTAATTGGGCATTAAATTTCTATATTCGTTGCTGGAAGCCCCGTAAAGATAGACCGCTTTTTCCTTGTAAATTCCTACTATTATGCCAGAAACAATTATGTTGTTGTAAAATGCAAGTATCAATTTTATTTGAGCATTTTTGTCTTGTTTGAATATTTTAATGAGGTTTTGTATATATTCTTCTGAGTGGATAGTAAATTTATCTCTTTTGCTAGTTTCTTTGTAAAGTTTATAAAATTCATTTAAATGTTTAAATTCATCATCTATTAATATATTCAGATTTTTTTTTGCGCTGAGCTTTATATTGTATCTTGTTTTTTTTTTCATGTTAAGCAAAATATTCTCAAGAGAATTGTTTAAGTTTAATATTGTTGTGCTTGAAGGCTGTATGTCATCAAATGATTTTTTTAGATATTTGATTTTAATTTTTAGTGGAGAGTATTTATCATTTAGTGTTCTTTGATAGTAATACATTAAATCGAATCTTAAAAAAATTGTATTTTTATGTAAGTAGGATTTTATTTTCATGCTAAATTCTTTAATATTTTTGCTGATTTTATCAATATTGATGTTCTCAAGAGTTTTGTTTGAAAATTCTGGATGCGGAATGTATGCTAAGTAAAAATTTTTAAACAGTCTTCTTTGCATTACAACAATTTTACCAAGAACATCACTTTTAAATGCTATGGCTTTCCAATTGTTGTTTTTTGTTGTTTTTATTAATGCCCACAGTTCGCTTTGAAGATAATTTTCTTCCATTTCTTTTGTTTTTATTTTTTTAATAGTCATTAATAGCTCTTAACAAACTATTCCGTTTGGAATATCTTTAGATAGGATTTTGTTCTTAGAATGTTCAAATATTAAGTTTATTCCGTTTATTTTAAGCTCTCCATTTTCTGTTACTATATTAGCTTTTGAGAATTTATTTATGTCAATTTTAGGTGGACAGATAAGATCTTGATTTTGATCGGTTTCAAGTATTATTCTCTCTCCAACAATGGGATTTTGGATTGAATCTTCTACAATGATAACTTTAAAATTTTTGTTTTTGTCCTCAGCTGCTATTAGCATCCCTTCAGATTTTATTCCTCTAAACTTTGCAGGCTTTAAATTGTCTACTATTATTATATGTTTTCCTAAAAGCTCTTCTTCTTTGTAATGTCCTTCAAGGCTGCTAACTATTTGTTTATCCTCATTAGCTCCGCCATCTACTTTTAATATGAATAAGTTTTTAGCCTCAGGATTTCTTTCTATTTTATTTATTTTCACAACTTTTAAGAGCACTTTTTCTCTAAATAAATTTTCTGGTTGTTCTTTTTCTTGCATATTTTTTTCTCCTGAATATTTTTGCTTTAAATCGTTGATTTTTTTTTGCTCTAGTTTATTGAACAATATCTCTGTGGATTCAATTTTTTTAATTCCCGATTTAGTTCCAAGAATTTTGGTAGAAAATTGATAACTGTTGCCCAAGAATTTTTGTATCTTTTTGCTTGTTTCGGGAATAAATGGCATCATTAAAATAGATAAGTCTCTGATTAGGTATATTAAGTTTAAGATTAGCTCTTTTGTTTCTTGTGGAAAGCTGTCTTTTCTTTTCCAAGGTTCGTTATCTTGAAATATTTTGTTTCCAAGGGATGAAATTTTAAGTATTTCTTTGAGCGCAGATTTTAATTCTGTCTTTTTAAAAAGATTTAGTATTTTATTATACTTTGGTGTTATTTGTTTCCAAAATTTATTTTGTATTTCTATTGGTTCTACAACATCTCCAAAGAATTTTTTTTGGAATGTTAACACTCTGTTTACAAGGTTTGAAAAATTATCAATAAGTTCTGTATTTACTCTTTCCATAAAATCTTGCCACATAAATTGAAAATCAGATTTTTCAGGTCTGTTATAGTAGATATAAAATCGCCAAACATCAGAAGGGATTCCTGTGGTAATAGCATCGTTTCCAAAAATTCCTGTTCCTTCCGATTTTGAAAATTTAAGATTTTCGTAATTTAAGTACTCGCTTGATGAGAGCTGATTTAATATTGTCCAATTTTCTTTACTTCCAATTTCTATGCAGGGGAATATAATTGTATGAAATAATATATTGTCTTTTCCAATAAATTGTACAAGATTTACTTGTTCATTATTTTTCCACCAAGATTTCCAATTTTTGACAATGTTTTTGGTAATTGAGATATATCCTATTGGGGCATCAAACCATACATAAAATACTTTATTTTCATAACCTTTTTTAGGCACAGGAATTCCCCATTTTAGATCTCTTGTAATTGCTCTTTCTTTAAGACCATCTCTTAAAAAAGAGTTTGTCATATTAAGGGCATTGGTATTCCAATTCTTGCTAGTATTTGGATTTTTTATCCATTTTTCAAGTTTTGTTTTTATTTTAGGAAGATCTATATAAAGATGATTGGTTTTTTTCAAAATAGGTTTGTTTTTACAAATTATGCATTTTGGATTTATTAGGTCTATTGGATTTAAAAGCTTAGAACAGTTGTCGCATTGATCTCCTTTAGCTATACTTTGGCACTCTGGGCATTCTCCTATTACATATCTATCAGCTAAGAATATTGAGTCTTTGTTGCAAAAAAACTGTTCAGTTTCTCGCTCTTTTATATAACCATTTTTTTCTAATTTTAGGAAAAAATTTTGTACAATCTCTTGGTGGTGCTTATTGGTTGTACGACCGAAGATATCAAAGTCGATATTGAACCATTTGTAAATTGATTTATGTATTTCATAATATTTATTGCAAAGTTCTAAAGGGGTAGTTTTTTCAATTAAGGCTTTAGTTTCTGTGGCTGTTCCATATTCATCTGTCCCACAGATATAAAGAGTTTCAATTCCTGACATTTTTGAATATCTTGCAAAAGCATCGGCTGATAATACTTGTACTAAATTTCCAAGATGAGGAATGTTGTTAACATAGGGTAGAGCAGCTGTTACCAGATTCATTTTTTTCATTCAATTTCCCCTCTTTTGAGTAAGCTATTAATATTGTAATACGGATAGGATAGTTTTTTTCAATACCTTTTATAAAAATTCTTTTAAAATTAACCCATTTTTGATTTTTTCTGTAAAAAATGATATAAATGTTTTTTATATTATAGGGGTGTGAGTTTATGAATCATTTTATTATAAGATTTTTTCTTTTTTTATTAGTTTTTTCAAACGGCTATGTTGCTTTTTCTAAGAACATAAATGTTTTAATAGTAACTGCTATGGACTCTGAATTTGAGCAGATAAATAAGCTTATGTCTAATAAGGAAGAAATAGTTCTTAAGGAGTATGGTCTTAATAAAAAGGTTTTAAAGGGAAAGTTGTCTAATCGCAATGTTATGGTTATTGTTTGTGGGGTTGGCAAGGTTAATGCGGGTGTGTTTACTAGTTATCTTTTGTCAAAATACAATATAAGTCATGTGATTAATTCTGGAATTGCTGGGGGTGTTGTTAGTGATAAATACAAAGATATTAAAGTAGGGGATGTAGTAGTGTCTTCAGAGGTTGCATATCATGATGTTGATTTGACTAAGTTTGGACACAAGGTGGGTCAGCTTGGAGAGGGATTGCCCCAAAAATTTGTTGCCAATAAGAATTTGGTTAATAAGGCTAAAGAGGCCGTTAAATCCAAGATTAAAGGTTCTAATACATATTCAGGATTAATAGTCTCAGGAGATCAGTTTATTGGCCCAACTTATATGAATAAAATTATAGAAAACTTTAAAGATGTAATAGCTGTGGAGATGGTAGGTGCGGCAATAGGGCATGTTTCTTATATGTTTAATGTACCTTTTATAGTGATTAGGTCCATATCTGACATTATAAATAAAGAAGGAAATGAAGTTGAATATAATAAATTTTTAAAATTAGCTGCCTTTAATTCAGCTAAAGTTGTACAAGAAATTTTAAGGATTCTTTAAAAAATATTTAATTTTTATAATCGAAAATTATGCGTGAGAGAAGATTTTTTTATTTTAAAAATGTTTTCTACGCATTTGTAAATTTGTGTTGTTTTTTTTTATAAAATGTTTTGTTTAAAGGATTATATTTTTAAGAGAGCAAAAATATTTGTAAAAGAGAATAAGTTTAATGCCAGTGTAGTTTATCCCGAAAGTAGTGATTCCAGAGTTTTGAAGGCAGCTGTTATTGTTTTGCAAAAAAATCTTGCAAGCTCAATTATTTTGATAGGTAAAAAGGATCCTGTTATTAATTCTTTAAAAGAGTTTTCTAATTGTAATTCTATTTTAGAAAGAATAGAAGTTGTTGATCCTAATTCTTTCCCAGACATTGAAATGTATTTGGATGAATATTGGAGTTTGCTAAAACTAAAAGGAGTTACTAGAAAGAGTTTAAAAACTCAAGTTTTAGATGAAATTACTTTTGCTATGCTTATGGTAAGACTTGGTTATGTCAAGTCTTGTGTTTGTGGTGCTATTTCAACTTCCGCTAAGGTTTTGTCTAATGCTTTGAGAATAATTCCTAAATCTAATGGTGTTAAAATCATATCATCTTTTATGATTATGGATACTTTGAATATTGCTCGTAATGTTGATTTTTGTTTTGGACATAATGGAATTTTATTTTTTGCAGATTGTTCTGTGGTAGTCAATCCCAATTCTTTAGAGCTTGCAGAAATTGCATTGCAAAGTGCTAAATCTTTTAAAGATATTTTAAATGTAAATCCTAAGGTTGCGCTTTTAAGTTTTTCAACAAAAGGATCTTCTAATGCTAGAGAAACTGAAAAAGTAAAGAGTGCTTTAAATATTGTGAAAAATAAAGAGAGTGATTTGCTTGTTGATGGGGAACTTCAACTTGATTCAGCTATAATTAAAAATGTCGCAGAGAAAAAATGCAGAGAATCTTTGGTAGCAGGTTCTGCCAATGTTTTAATATTTCCTAATTTAGATGCTGGGAATATTGGTTATAAATTAGTAGAGAGATTTGCTTTTGCTAAGGCCTACGGTCCTTTTTTGCAAGGCTTTTCCAAGCCCATTAGTGATCTTTCAAGGGGTTGTTCTGTTGATGAAATTGTATTTGCAAGTGCTTTAATGATAAGTAGTTAAAGTGTTAGAAATTTGTATAAATTCTTCAACAGAAATGTTTTCAGGTCTTTTGTCTAAATATTCTTTTAAAAAATTTTCTCTTAAAGTATCTTTATTTGCGATGAAATTAATAATAGTGTTTTTCAATTTTTTTCTTCTATTT harbors:
- the pta gene encoding phosphate acetyltransferase: MFCLKDYIFKRAKIFVKENKFNASVVYPESSDSRVLKAAVIVLQKNLASSIILIGKKDPVINSLKEFSNCNSILERIEVVDPNSFPDIEMYLDEYWSLLKLKGVTRKSLKTQVLDEITFAMLMVRLGYVKSCVCGAISTSAKVLSNALRIIPKSNGVKIISSFMIMDTLNIARNVDFCFGHNGILFFADCSVVVNPNSLELAEIALQSAKSFKDILNVNPKVALLSFSTKGSSNARETEKVKSALNIVKNKESDLLVDGELQLDSAIIKNVAEKKCRESLVAGSANVLIFPNLDAGNIGYKLVERFAFAKAYGPFLQGFSKPISDLSRGCSVDEIVFASALMISS